The following coding sequences are from one Candidatus Eisenbacteria bacterium window:
- a CDS encoding tetratricopeptide repeat protein: MELDVLAVEDAARFLLERTARGRRRLPSDPADAEALARELDGLALALEQAGAYIARQRSSLSEYLAAWRSHDQAVQEWYDPQLMKYPRSVAMTWQTTMEQLGVTEVALLRLLAWFAPDPIPRFLLEDDVTETILRDAVKLPCPGERQPKRRSPVARSALTALADYNMVRWDAEEQSTSLHRVMQEVLRNQMPGAERREWVVLALRWLDHVAPDSPGDVRTWPRWNPLRPHVAAVVGQADELAISEPTSTLMNRLAVLLFHKALHSEAEPLMRRALAIDEQSFGPEHPDVAIALNNLAQLLQATNRLGEAEPLMRRALAIDEQSFGPEHPKVAIRLNNLASLLQDTNRLVEAEPLKRRALAIDEQSFGPEHPDVAIDLNNLAQLLQATNRLGEAEPLMRRVVEIMERSFGAGHPNVAVALNNLAQLLQATNRLGEAEPLSRRQLIIFIRFAERTGHEHPNFRTALSNYIEVLKQMGTSESEIGRRISTLLKEHDLGWE; the protein is encoded by the coding sequence ATGGAGCTTGATGTGCTCGCTGTGGAGGATGCGGCCCGGTTCCTCCTCGAGCGAACCGCACGCGGCCGTCGCAGGCTGCCGAGCGATCCCGCCGATGCCGAAGCGCTGGCGCGGGAGCTGGACGGTTTGGCGCTTGCCCTCGAGCAAGCTGGGGCGTACATCGCGCGCCAGCGCAGCAGTCTGAGCGAGTACTTGGCCGCCTGGCGGTCGCACGACCAAGCCGTGCAGGAGTGGTACGACCCGCAACTCATGAAGTACCCGCGCAGCGTGGCCATGACCTGGCAGACGACGATGGAGCAACTGGGGGTCACCGAGGTTGCCCTACTGCGCCTGCTCGCCTGGTTTGCGCCGGATCCGATTCCGCGGTTCCTTTTAGAGGACGATGTCACGGAGACCATCTTGCGCGACGCAGTCAAACTGCCTTGTCCAGGGGAAAGGCAGCCGAAGCGTCGTAGTCCGGTGGCTCGGAGTGCGTTGACTGCTCTTGCCGACTACAACATGGTTCGATGGGATGCAGAGGAGCAGTCGACCAGCCTTCATCGAGTGATGCAGGAGGTCCTTCGCAATCAAATGCCGGGTGCCGAGCGAAGGGAGTGGGTCGTGCTGGCACTGCGGTGGCTCGACCATGTCGCCCCGGACTCTCCCGGAGACGTCCGCACTTGGCCGCGGTGGAACCCGCTTCGCCCGCACGTCGCCGCAGTTGTGGGACAGGCGGACGAGCTTGCCATCTCGGAGCCGACGTCAACGCTGATGAATCGACTGGCCGTTCTCCTCTTCCACAAGGCGCTTCATTCAGAGGCCGAGCCGCTCATGCGCCGGGCGCTGGCCATCGACGAGCAGAGCTTCGGCCCAGAGCACCCGGACGTAGCCATAGCCCTCAACAACCTGGCGCAGTTGCTTCAGGCCACGAACCGCCTGGGGGAGGCCGAGCCGCTCATGCGCCGGGCGCTGGCCATCGACGAGCAGAGCTTCGGCCCAGAGCACCCCAAAGTCGCCATTCGCCTCAACAACCTGGCCTCGTTGCTTCAGGACACGAACCGCCTGGTGGAGGCCGAGCCGCTCAAGCGCCGGGCGCTGGCCATCGACGAGCAGAGCTTCGGCCCAGAGCACCCGGACGTAGCCATAGACCTCAACAATCTGGCGCAGTTGCTTCAGGCCACGAACCGCCTGGGGGAGGCCGAGCCGCTCATGCGCCGGGTCGTGGAGATCATGGAGAGGAGTTTCGGGGCCGGACACCCGAACGTCGCCGTGGCCCTCAACAACCTGGCGCAGTTGCTTCAGGCCACGAACCGCCTGGGGGAGGCCGAGCCGCTCAGCAGACGTCAGCTGATCATCTTCATCCGTTTCGCCGAGCGCACGGGCCACGAACATCCCAACTTTCGGACCGCCCTCTCCAACTACATCGAAGTGCTAAAGCAAATGGGAACAAGCGAGTCCGAGATCGGTCGGAGAATCTCGACCCTACTCAAGGAACACGACCTGGGATGGGAGTGA
- a CDS encoding DUF4062 domain-containing protein — protein sequence MNQRHASPHVQIFLSAVTSEFRSYRDAFRKTLERPNLTAKVQEDFIASGQTTLLKLDDYIQMCDAVIHIAGDATGCVAGAPAVADLKARYTDLGERLPALRGVLDADPPVLSYTQWEAYLAVYHRKKLFICHPKPVAPRDQGYVHDAQQQAQQQEHLKRLQKLGRYPEIHFDGRDELTIELLRSALQEVLPPAVRHRPVRLPDPPLGSLFKGRDDWMAKLHESFLTEKQGRALAIVGKALHGLGGVGKTRLAVEYAWRYADSYSALLMVTADSLENLRRNLAALAGSDVLDLPEGDAPEEDIRRTAVLRWLQEHPGWLLILDNVDSPEGRGRRGDAFLYSRGQRSCDKSSFPVERSLRTDGA from the coding sequence GTGAATCAGCGACACGCGAGCCCGCACGTCCAGATCTTCCTGTCAGCTGTCACCTCGGAGTTTCGCTCGTACCGGGACGCCTTTCGGAAGACGCTCGAGCGTCCCAACCTGACCGCGAAGGTTCAGGAGGACTTCATCGCGTCTGGGCAGACAACGCTTCTAAAGCTCGATGACTACATCCAGATGTGCGACGCCGTCATTCACATCGCGGGTGACGCGACGGGATGCGTGGCCGGTGCCCCGGCCGTGGCCGACCTCAAGGCCAGGTACACGGATCTTGGGGAGAGGCTACCCGCCCTACGCGGTGTGCTGGATGCGGATCCCCCCGTCCTCTCGTACACACAGTGGGAAGCGTACCTCGCTGTCTACCATAGAAAGAAACTCTTCATCTGCCATCCGAAGCCCGTGGCCCCGCGGGATCAGGGATATGTGCACGACGCGCAGCAGCAGGCACAACAGCAGGAGCACCTCAAGCGATTGCAGAAGCTTGGACGATATCCGGAGATCCACTTTGACGGACGGGATGAGCTGACCATCGAGCTTCTCCGCTCGGCCCTGCAGGAGGTCCTTCCGCCGGCCGTGCGGCACCGACCCGTTCGACTCCCCGACCCTCCCCTGGGATCGCTCTTCAAAGGACGGGATGACTGGATGGCCAAGCTCCACGAGAGCTTCCTGACTGAGAAACAGGGTCGCGCCCTGGCCATCGTGGGAAAAGCGCTCCACGGGCTGGGCGGTGTCGGAAAGACGCGACTGGCTGTGGAATACGCCTGGAGGTATGCGGACTCCTACAGCGCACTTCTTATGGTCACGGCCGACTCCCTGGAGAACCTGCGGCGGAATCTGGCGGCTCTGGCAGGGTCCGACGTGCTGGATCTTCCAGAAGGAGACGCGCCCGAGGAGGATATCCGCAGAACTGCCGTCCTGCGCTGGCTGCAGGAGCACCCAGGGTGGCTGCTGATCCTGGACAATGTCGACAGTCCTGAGGGCCGAGGCCGTCGAGGAGATGCTTTCCTGTATTCCCGGGGGCAGCGTTCTTGTGACAAGTCGTCGTTCCCAGTGGAGCGCAGCCTTCGAACCGATGGAGCTTGA